One Paralichthys olivaceus isolate ysfri-2021 chromosome 21, ASM2471397v2, whole genome shotgun sequence genomic window carries:
- the arhgap22b gene encoding rho GTPase-activating protein 22 isoform X5, which translates to MANSQTDMDDWVKAIRRVIWAPFGGGIFGQRLEDTVQYEKKFGPRLAPLLVEQCVDFIRERGLDEEGLFRMPGQANLVKDLQEAFDCGDKPLFDSNTDIHTVASLLKLYLRELPEPVIPFSKYEDFLTCAQLLAKDEEEGVQELGNQVSTLPLPNFNLLKYICKFLDEVQSHCTENKMSVQNLATVFGPNILRPKMEDPVTIMEGTSLVQHLMTILIREHNRLYSGRDQEGLTIPQIELPIQGHQLQHRSLGAWISEEDLQSCPVSNPDQELHSSASSLDAKLCAAVTPTQSPNPNPGPKLGSSSGKGETVVSPSKQAKTIPSWKYSFKSSSAPRSQPQAKQSSGSGSVADTTSVSSGGGGGGGGGGGNWLMNGLSSLRGHRRTSSGERSARDRDSTGSSQRLSTYDNVTSSSSMGSVPSVSSAPWSTSSCEISVPDSASEPSANQNCGESEDKGDWMESQREIDRGRDGGMITDPSSEQDSCEAMELCSSSAACSENGNTVAATGVPSIIMSEDGDEVNLTLSSLVEGLKDELRKQKTSYEARIQKLEESSAALCAQMERLEQEMEQERKKQRMLEIKLRNSERAREDAENRNRLLEKEMEDFFSTLGDLALGARTSDI; encoded by the exons ATGGCAAACTCCCAGACAGACATGGATGACTGGGTCAAGGCCATACGACGAGTCATCTGGGCGCCGTTTGGAGGAG GGATATTTGGCCAGCGTCTAGAGGACACGGTGCAGTATGAGAAGAAGTTTGGCCCCCGACTGGCCCCTCTGCTGGTGGAGCAGTGTGTGGACTTCATCAGGGAGCGGGGTCTAGATGAGGAGGGTCTCTTCAGGATGCCAGGTCAGGCCAACCTGGTCAAAGATCTGCAAGAGGCCTTTGACTGCGGTGACAAGCCTCTGTTCGACAG TAACACAGACATCCACACGGTGGCATCCTTGCTGAAGCTGTACCTGCGGGAGCTGCCTGAACCAGTCATTCCCTTCTCCAAATATGAAGACTTTCTAACCTGTGCACAGCTTTTGGccaaagatgaggaggag GGGGTCCAGGAGCTTGGAAATCAAGTTAGCACTCTACCTCTACCTAACTTCAATCTCCTCAAGTACATATGCAA ATTCCTTGATGAGGTCCAGTCCCACTGTACTGAGAACAAGATGAGTGTCCAAAACCTCGCCACAGTATTTGGACCAAATATCCTTCGACCCAAGATGGAGGACCCAGTCACCATCATGGAAG GCACCTCTCTGGTCCAGCACCTGATGACAATCCTCATTAGGGAACACAACCGTTTGTACTCAGGGAGGGACCAGGAGGGACTCACCATACCTCAAATAGAACTCCCCATCCAGGGGCATCAGCTGCAACATCGTAGCCTGGGAGCCTGGATCTCTGAGGAGGACCTTCAGAGTTGCCCAGTCTCCAACCCCGACCAAGAGCTACACAGCAGTGCCTCGTCCCTGGACGCCAAACTGTGTGCGGCAGTCACACCCACCCAAAGCCCGAACCCAAACCCTGGACCAAAACTGGGGTCTTCGTCAGGGAAGGGCGAGACGGTGGTCAGCCCGAGCAAACAAGCCAAGACCATTCCTTCCTGGAAGTACTCATTCAAAAGCTCCTCAGCGCCGCGTTCTCAGCCACAAGCCAAGCAAAGCAGCGGCAGCGGCTCCGTGGCAGATACAACTAGTGTATCTTCtggtgggggaggaggtggtggtggtggtggaggtaaCTGGCTCATGAATGGTTTGTCATCCTTGAGGGGACACCGGCGCACATCCTCAGGCGAGCGGTCCGCCCGTGACCGCGACTCCACTGGCTCTTCGCAAAGATTGTCCACCTACGACAatgtcacctcctcctccagcatggGGAGCGTACCGAGCGTATCCAGCGCCCCAtggtccacctcctcctgcgaAATCTCTGTTCCAGACTCGGCGAGCGAGCCTTCAGCGAACCAAAActgtggagagagtgaggaTAAGGGGGATTGGATGGAGAGCCAGCGGGAGATcgacagagggagggatggagggatgataaCGGACCCGAGCTCTGAGCAGGACAGTTGCGAGGCCATGgagctgtgcagcagcagtgcggcCTGCAGCGAGAATGGAAACACGGTTGCGGCAACTGGCGTGCCCTCCATTATCATGTCTGAGGATGGGGACGAGGTAAATTTAACCCTGAGCAGTCTGGTGGAAGGACTGAAGGACGAGCTGAGGAAACAGAAGACTTCCTACGAGGCAAGGATACAAAA GCTAGAAGAGTCCAGCGCTGCTCTGTGTGCACAGATGGAGCGTTTGGAACAAGAGATGGAGCAGGAAAGGAAGAAGCAACGCATGCTGGAGATCAAACTGCGAAACTCAGAACGGGCAAGAGAGGATGCGGAGAACCGCAACCGGCTCCTGGAGAAGGAGATGGAGGATTTCTTTTCCACGCTGGGAGATCTGGCCCTGGGTGCGAGGACTAGCGACATTTGA
- the arhgap22b gene encoding rho GTPase-activating protein 22 isoform X3, whose amino-acid sequence MGPVCCKPDRLKKQHLQGGIGEKDRAPISHESFLLMANSQTDMDDWVKAIRRVIWAPFGGGIFGQRLEDTVQYEKKFGPRLAPLLVEQCVDFIRERGLDEEGLFRMPGQANLVKDLQEAFDCGDKPLFDSNTDIHTVASLLKLYLRELPEPVIPFSKYEDFLTCAQLLAKDEEEGVQELGNQVSTLPLPNFNLLKYICKFLDEVQSHCTENKMSVQNLATVFGPNILRPKMEDPVTIMEGTSLVQHLMTILIREHNRLYSGRDQEGLTIPQIELPIQGHQLQHRSLGAWISEEDLQSCPVSNPDQELHSSASSLDAKLCAAVTPTQSPNPNPGPKLGSSSGKGETVVSPSKQAKTIPSWKYSFKSSSAPRSQPQAKQSSGSGSVADTTSVSSGGGGGGGGGGGNWLMNGLSSLRGHRRTSSGERSARDRDSTGSSQRLSTYDNVTSSSSMGSVPSVSSAPWSTSSCEISVPDSASEPSANQNCGESEDKGDWMESQREIDRGRDGGMITDPSSEQDSCEAMELCSSSAACSENGNTVAATGVPSIIMSEDGDEVNLTLSSLVEGLKDELRKQKTSYEARIQKLEESSAALCAQMERLEQEMEQERKKQRMLEIKLRNSERAREDAENRNRLLEKEMEDFFSTLGDLALGARTSDI is encoded by the exons GTGGAATAGGAGAGAAGGACCGGGCACCAATCAGTCATGAATCCTTCTTGCTCATGGCAAACTCCCAGACAGACATGGATGACTGGGTCAAGGCCATACGACGAGTCATCTGGGCGCCGTTTGGAGGAG GGATATTTGGCCAGCGTCTAGAGGACACGGTGCAGTATGAGAAGAAGTTTGGCCCCCGACTGGCCCCTCTGCTGGTGGAGCAGTGTGTGGACTTCATCAGGGAGCGGGGTCTAGATGAGGAGGGTCTCTTCAGGATGCCAGGTCAGGCCAACCTGGTCAAAGATCTGCAAGAGGCCTTTGACTGCGGTGACAAGCCTCTGTTCGACAG TAACACAGACATCCACACGGTGGCATCCTTGCTGAAGCTGTACCTGCGGGAGCTGCCTGAACCAGTCATTCCCTTCTCCAAATATGAAGACTTTCTAACCTGTGCACAGCTTTTGGccaaagatgaggaggag GGGGTCCAGGAGCTTGGAAATCAAGTTAGCACTCTACCTCTACCTAACTTCAATCTCCTCAAGTACATATGCAA ATTCCTTGATGAGGTCCAGTCCCACTGTACTGAGAACAAGATGAGTGTCCAAAACCTCGCCACAGTATTTGGACCAAATATCCTTCGACCCAAGATGGAGGACCCAGTCACCATCATGGAAG GCACCTCTCTGGTCCAGCACCTGATGACAATCCTCATTAGGGAACACAACCGTTTGTACTCAGGGAGGGACCAGGAGGGACTCACCATACCTCAAATAGAACTCCCCATCCAGGGGCATCAGCTGCAACATCGTAGCCTGGGAGCCTGGATCTCTGAGGAGGACCTTCAGAGTTGCCCAGTCTCCAACCCCGACCAAGAGCTACACAGCAGTGCCTCGTCCCTGGACGCCAAACTGTGTGCGGCAGTCACACCCACCCAAAGCCCGAACCCAAACCCTGGACCAAAACTGGGGTCTTCGTCAGGGAAGGGCGAGACGGTGGTCAGCCCGAGCAAACAAGCCAAGACCATTCCTTCCTGGAAGTACTCATTCAAAAGCTCCTCAGCGCCGCGTTCTCAGCCACAAGCCAAGCAAAGCAGCGGCAGCGGCTCCGTGGCAGATACAACTAGTGTATCTTCtggtgggggaggaggtggtggtggtggtggaggtaaCTGGCTCATGAATGGTTTGTCATCCTTGAGGGGACACCGGCGCACATCCTCAGGCGAGCGGTCCGCCCGTGACCGCGACTCCACTGGCTCTTCGCAAAGATTGTCCACCTACGACAatgtcacctcctcctccagcatggGGAGCGTACCGAGCGTATCCAGCGCCCCAtggtccacctcctcctgcgaAATCTCTGTTCCAGACTCGGCGAGCGAGCCTTCAGCGAACCAAAActgtggagagagtgaggaTAAGGGGGATTGGATGGAGAGCCAGCGGGAGATcgacagagggagggatggagggatgataaCGGACCCGAGCTCTGAGCAGGACAGTTGCGAGGCCATGgagctgtgcagcagcagtgcggcCTGCAGCGAGAATGGAAACACGGTTGCGGCAACTGGCGTGCCCTCCATTATCATGTCTGAGGATGGGGACGAGGTAAATTTAACCCTGAGCAGTCTGGTGGAAGGACTGAAGGACGAGCTGAGGAAACAGAAGACTTCCTACGAGGCAAGGATACAAAA GCTAGAAGAGTCCAGCGCTGCTCTGTGTGCACAGATGGAGCGTTTGGAACAAGAGATGGAGCAGGAAAGGAAGAAGCAACGCATGCTGGAGATCAAACTGCGAAACTCAGAACGGGCAAGAGAGGATGCGGAGAACCGCAACCGGCTCCTGGAGAAGGAGATGGAGGATTTCTTTTCCACGCTGGGAGATCTGGCCCTGGGTGCGAGGACTAGCGACATTTGA
- the arhgap22b gene encoding rho GTPase-activating protein 22 isoform X4, which yields MPELEWMNLVKCGFGVYEKRSLLLCSPCSVNYYDYCELSTSCDCCSQSTGIFGQRLEDTVQYEKKFGPRLAPLLVEQCVDFIRERGLDEEGLFRMPGQANLVKDLQEAFDCGDKPLFDSNTDIHTVASLLKLYLRELPEPVIPFSKYEDFLTCAQLLAKDEEEGVQELGNQVSTLPLPNFNLLKYICKFLDEVQSHCTENKMSVQNLATVFGPNILRPKMEDPVTIMEGTSLVQHLMTILIREHNRLYSGRDQEGLTIPQIELPIQGHQLQHRSLGAWISEEDLQSCPVSNPDQELHSSASSLDAKLCAAVTPTQSPNPNPGPKLGSSSGKGETVVSPSKQAKTIPSWKYSFKSSSAPRSQPQAKQSSGSGSVADTTSVSSGGGGGGGGGGGNWLMNGLSSLRGHRRTSSGERSARDRDSTGSSQRLSTYDNVTSSSSMGSVPSVSSAPWSTSSCEISVPDSASEPSANQNCGESEDKGDWMESQREIDRGRDGGMITDPSSEQDSCEAMELCSSSAACSENGNTVAATGVPSIIMSEDGDEVNLTLSSLVEGLKDELRKQKTSYEARIQKLEESSAALCAQMERLEQEMEQERKKQRMLEIKLRNSERAREDAENRNRLLEKEMEDFFSTLGDLALGARTSDI from the exons ATGCCTGAACTGGAATGGATGAACTTGGTGAAATGTGGGTTTGGGGTGTATGAGAAGCGCTCTTTGCTGCTGTGCAGCCCCTGCTCAGTGAACTACTACGATTACTGCGAGCTGTCGACCAGCTGCGACTGTTGCAGTCAGTCAACAG GGATATTTGGCCAGCGTCTAGAGGACACGGTGCAGTATGAGAAGAAGTTTGGCCCCCGACTGGCCCCTCTGCTGGTGGAGCAGTGTGTGGACTTCATCAGGGAGCGGGGTCTAGATGAGGAGGGTCTCTTCAGGATGCCAGGTCAGGCCAACCTGGTCAAAGATCTGCAAGAGGCCTTTGACTGCGGTGACAAGCCTCTGTTCGACAG TAACACAGACATCCACACGGTGGCATCCTTGCTGAAGCTGTACCTGCGGGAGCTGCCTGAACCAGTCATTCCCTTCTCCAAATATGAAGACTTTCTAACCTGTGCACAGCTTTTGGccaaagatgaggaggag GGGGTCCAGGAGCTTGGAAATCAAGTTAGCACTCTACCTCTACCTAACTTCAATCTCCTCAAGTACATATGCAA ATTCCTTGATGAGGTCCAGTCCCACTGTACTGAGAACAAGATGAGTGTCCAAAACCTCGCCACAGTATTTGGACCAAATATCCTTCGACCCAAGATGGAGGACCCAGTCACCATCATGGAAG GCACCTCTCTGGTCCAGCACCTGATGACAATCCTCATTAGGGAACACAACCGTTTGTACTCAGGGAGGGACCAGGAGGGACTCACCATACCTCAAATAGAACTCCCCATCCAGGGGCATCAGCTGCAACATCGTAGCCTGGGAGCCTGGATCTCTGAGGAGGACCTTCAGAGTTGCCCAGTCTCCAACCCCGACCAAGAGCTACACAGCAGTGCCTCGTCCCTGGACGCCAAACTGTGTGCGGCAGTCACACCCACCCAAAGCCCGAACCCAAACCCTGGACCAAAACTGGGGTCTTCGTCAGGGAAGGGCGAGACGGTGGTCAGCCCGAGCAAACAAGCCAAGACCATTCCTTCCTGGAAGTACTCATTCAAAAGCTCCTCAGCGCCGCGTTCTCAGCCACAAGCCAAGCAAAGCAGCGGCAGCGGCTCCGTGGCAGATACAACTAGTGTATCTTCtggtgggggaggaggtggtggtggtggtggaggtaaCTGGCTCATGAATGGTTTGTCATCCTTGAGGGGACACCGGCGCACATCCTCAGGCGAGCGGTCCGCCCGTGACCGCGACTCCACTGGCTCTTCGCAAAGATTGTCCACCTACGACAatgtcacctcctcctccagcatggGGAGCGTACCGAGCGTATCCAGCGCCCCAtggtccacctcctcctgcgaAATCTCTGTTCCAGACTCGGCGAGCGAGCCTTCAGCGAACCAAAActgtggagagagtgaggaTAAGGGGGATTGGATGGAGAGCCAGCGGGAGATcgacagagggagggatggagggatgataaCGGACCCGAGCTCTGAGCAGGACAGTTGCGAGGCCATGgagctgtgcagcagcagtgcggcCTGCAGCGAGAATGGAAACACGGTTGCGGCAACTGGCGTGCCCTCCATTATCATGTCTGAGGATGGGGACGAGGTAAATTTAACCCTGAGCAGTCTGGTGGAAGGACTGAAGGACGAGCTGAGGAAACAGAAGACTTCCTACGAGGCAAGGATACAAAA GCTAGAAGAGTCCAGCGCTGCTCTGTGTGCACAGATGGAGCGTTTGGAACAAGAGATGGAGCAGGAAAGGAAGAAGCAACGCATGCTGGAGATCAAACTGCGAAACTCAGAACGGGCAAGAGAGGATGCGGAGAACCGCAACCGGCTCCTGGAGAAGGAGATGGAGGATTTCTTTTCCACGCTGGGAGATCTGGCCCTGGGTGCGAGGACTAGCGACATTTGA